A single window of Deltaproteobacteria bacterium DNA harbors:
- a CDS encoding DUF433 domain-containing protein: protein MLEGIQVIARERNMDFSTVTKELLEEAIKMHRCPGIVFNAGVHGRRARIAGTGIEVWEIIAAHKSLDEDYDRLQAAFHWLSEPQLRNALAYYRLYPDEITHLIEQNEAWTPKHVSETFPFLAGSVA, encoded by the coding sequence ATGTTGGAAGGAATTCAGGTAATTGCACGGGAAAGGAACATGGATTTCTCTACGGTAACAAAGGAACTTCTGGAGGAAGCGATCAAAATGCATCGCTGTCCGGGTATTGTATTCAATGCGGGGGTCCACGGACGAAGGGCCCGAATTGCAGGGACCGGTATAGAGGTTTGGGAAATTATTGCAGCCCACAAGAGCCTGGATGAGGACTATGACCGTCTTCAAGCTGCCTTTCACTGGCTGTCCGAACCCCAGCTGAGAAACGCTCTGGCATACTATCGGCTATATCCTGATGAAATCACGCATCTTATCGAGCAAAATGAAGCATGGACGCCGAAACACGTTTCCGAGACGTTCCCCTTCCTCGCTGGAAGCGTAGCATGA
- a CDS encoding DUF5615 family PIN-like protein — translation MKYYLDEDISPGVADILRSLQISAISTHEVQMKGASDHEQLRYADSKGMVMVTRNRNDFIQLTIQFFNENRPHFGVLIIPYSIPGDKFDLMAQALRRYASKHPSGMEAYTIDFLNV, via the coding sequence ATGAAATATTATCTCGATGAGGATATCAGCCCAGGGGTTGCCGATATATTGAGAAGCCTCCAGATTAGTGCGATCAGCACTCATGAGGTGCAAATGAAAGGGGCATCCGACCATGAGCAACTGAGGTATGCGGACTCCAAAGGCATGGTTATGGTCACCCGAAACAGAAATGACTTTATTCAATTGACGATCCAGTTTTTCAATGAAAACCGCCCCCATTTCGGGGTGCTAATCATTCCCTATTCCATCCCCGGCGACAAGTTTGATCTTATGGCGCAGGCTCTCAGGAGGTATGCCTCAAAACATCCCTCAGGGATGGAGGCTTACACGATTGATTTTTTAAATGTTTGA
- the hcp gene encoding hydroxylamine reductase, with protein MFCYQCEQTAKGEGCTKIGVCGKQPDVAALQDLLIYALKGLSLYAVEGRKVGITDRDVNIFTCEATFSTLTNVDFDPERFVPLIRRCVELREGLKERVKAAGGKVDFSDAAASLKPAATLEEMVKQGEGVGITSDSEPNADIHALKWTLVFGLKGVAAYADHARILGQEDDTVYAFIHEGLAATLNKDLSLEDWVGLVLKCGEINLKAMELLDAANTGTYGHPVPTSVPLGAKKGKAILVSGHDLKDLEDVLKQSEGKGINVYTHGEMLPCHGYPELKKYPHFYGHYGTAWQNQGKEFAEFPGAILMTTNCIQKPKDTYKDNIFTTGLVGWPDVTHISNKDFSLLIEKALSLPGFEEDSDKGSVMVGFARNAVMGVADKVIEAVKGGAIRHFFLVAGCDGAKPGRNYYTEFVEQVPKDCVVLTLACGKFRFFDKNLGDIGGIPRLLDVGQCNDAYSAIQIAVALAKAFDCGINDLPLSMILSWYEQKAVAILLTLFYLGIKDIRLGPSLPAFITPNVLDVLVKNFNIMPISTPEEDLKAILG; from the coding sequence ATGTTTTGTTATCAGTGTGAACAAACGGCAAAGGGCGAGGGGTGTACCAAGATAGGGGTTTGTGGGAAACAACCTGATGTGGCAGCGCTCCAGGACCTGCTGATCTATGCCCTCAAAGGTCTGTCGCTTTATGCGGTGGAGGGTCGGAAGGTCGGCATCACTGACCGGGATGTTAATATTTTTACCTGCGAGGCCACTTTTTCCACGCTTACCAACGTGGATTTTGACCCGGAGCGATTTGTCCCGCTTATCCGTCGCTGCGTGGAATTGAGGGAAGGTCTTAAGGAGAGGGTGAAGGCCGCCGGCGGGAAGGTGGATTTTTCCGATGCGGCTGCCAGCTTGAAACCCGCTGCAACCCTGGAAGAGATGGTGAAGCAGGGCGAGGGGGTGGGGATCACCTCTGATTCCGAACCCAACGCGGATATCCATGCCCTCAAGTGGACCCTTGTTTTCGGCCTCAAGGGGGTTGCTGCGTACGCCGATCATGCCCGGATATTGGGCCAGGAAGACGACACGGTCTATGCATTTATCCACGAGGGCCTGGCCGCTACCCTCAACAAGGATCTGTCTCTGGAAGACTGGGTGGGTTTGGTCCTGAAATGCGGCGAGATTAACCTGAAGGCCATGGAACTGCTGGACGCCGCCAATACCGGTACCTACGGGCACCCTGTCCCAACATCCGTCCCATTGGGCGCTAAGAAAGGAAAGGCCATCCTGGTGTCAGGGCACGATCTCAAGGACCTGGAAGACGTGCTCAAACAATCCGAAGGAAAAGGGATAAACGTGTATACCCACGGAGAGATGCTTCCCTGCCACGGGTATCCTGAGTTGAAAAAATATCCCCATTTTTATGGGCACTACGGCACGGCCTGGCAGAACCAGGGAAAGGAGTTTGCGGAATTTCCGGGCGCGATCCTCATGACGACCAACTGCATCCAGAAACCGAAGGACACATACAAGGATAACATATTCACCACCGGCCTGGTGGGATGGCCCGATGTGACGCATATCAGCAATAAGGATTTCTCACTCCTTATTGAAAAGGCGCTTTCCCTGCCCGGATTTGAAGAAGACAGCGACAAGGGATCTGTCATGGTCGGGTTTGCCCGCAATGCCGTGATGGGTGTGGCAGACAAGGTGATCGAAGCGGTTAAGGGAGGTGCCATCAGGCACTTTTTCCTGGTCGCCGGATGCGACGGTGCGAAACCGGGTCGAAACTACTATACCGAGTTTGTGGAGCAGGTTCCGAAAGACTGCGTGGTCCTGACGCTCGCATGCGGCAAGTTCCGGTTTTTTGATAAGAATCTGGGCGACATCGGGGGTATTCCAAGGCTCCTGGATGTCGGCCAGTGTAATGACGCCTACTCTGCCATCCAGATCGCGGTGGCACTGGCAAAGGCCTTTGACTGCGGGATCAACGACCTGCCGCTTTCCATGATCCTTTCATGGTACGAACAGAAGGCGGTCGCCATCCTCCTGACCCTTTTTTACCTGGGGATCAAGGACATCCGATTAGGACCGAGCCTGCCGGCGTTCATCACGCCG